A region from the Mucilaginibacter sp. CSA2-8R genome encodes:
- a CDS encoding MotA/TolQ/ExbB proton channel family protein, giving the protein MMLMIQQVTDTARNVVDTLNRAAQQTAAPADDLRFGDLLIKGGWVMVPIGILAVLGLVIFFERFFTIRKAAKDESNLMSQIRSSITAGKLDSALAVARNSNSPLGRMLQKGLLRIGRPIKDIEGAIENVGKIEVAKLEKNIGIIGIVAGIAPMFGFLGTIAGVIKIFYDISKTDNISMGVISGGLYVKMVTSAAGLFVGIVAYVCYHILNMMVERVILKLETDAVEFIDLLEEPSK; this is encoded by the coding sequence ATGATGCTAATGATACAGCAGGTAACAGATACTGCTCGAAATGTGGTTGATACTTTAAACCGTGCCGCACAGCAAACCGCAGCTCCGGCTGATGATTTACGTTTTGGCGACCTTTTAATTAAAGGTGGTTGGGTAATGGTACCTATTGGTATACTGGCCGTTTTAGGACTGGTAATATTTTTTGAGCGCTTTTTTACTATCCGCAAGGCTGCTAAAGACGAGTCGAATTTAATGAGCCAGATTCGCAGCAGCATTACTGCCGGAAAACTGGATTCAGCCCTTGCCGTTGCCCGTAACAGTAATTCGCCATTGGGCCGCATGTTGCAAAAAGGGTTGCTGCGCATTGGCCGACCTATCAAAGATATTGAAGGCGCTATCGAAAACGTAGGCAAAATTGAAGTAGCCAAGCTCGAGAAAAACATAGGCATCATTGGTATAGTTGCTGGTATTGCACCAATGTTTGGCTTTTTGGGTACCATTGCCGGTGTAATTAAGATTTTTTATGATATCTCCAAGACTGATAACATCAGCATGGGCGTTATATCGGGAGGTTTATATGTAAAGATGGTAACCTCGGCTGCCGGTTTGTTTGTGGGTATTGTGGCATACGTATGTTACCACATCCTGAACATGATGGTAGAAAGGGTAATTTTAAAGCTGGAAACCGATGCTGTTGAGTTTATTGACTTGTTAGAAGAACCGAGCAAATGA
- a CDS encoding response regulator, translated as MSRILAVDDDQDILEVLQLILEDSGYQVETLSDGHQLFDKINKEHPDLILMDIMLNGLDGRDLCKNVKLNNKTQSIPVIMISASHNVSDVLKQECAPDDFLAKPFDISMLLNKIQRQLAA; from the coding sequence ATGAGCAGGATATTAGCGGTAGATGACGATCAAGATATATTAGAAGTTTTACAGTTAATATTGGAAGATTCCGGTTACCAGGTTGAGACCTTATCAGATGGTCATCAGCTATTCGATAAAATTAACAAAGAACACCCCGATCTTATACTGATGGACATTATGCTGAACGGACTCGACGGTCGCGACCTATGTAAGAATGTAAAGCTGAATAACAAAACTCAAAGTATTCCTGTAATCATGATTTCGGCCAGCCATAATGTTTCGGATGTTTTGAAGCAAGAATGCGCACCTGATGATTTTTTAGCTAAGCCTTTCGACATCAGCATGTTACTTAATAAAATACAGCGACAGTTAGCCGCCTAA
- a CDS encoding SPOR domain-containing protein, giving the protein MDLSVYISELLHRQGMVNIPQIGIFRQVKMRGYYNAEEGRLYPPHFETEFEYQPKSNDDSLLQYVISRSQVSAASARYFMDRYLFNLLQQAEVNEVMLGKMGTLVKKNKALHFKPILAAVSGTAPFGFAPVDLKAQPEQPVEVVEYTETPAEVPVVEETSEPAEVMLLPETTARTEADEHNVAESIVMPFEPVQPEQLPIAPTEVAQPAVPIIAAATHPVEEVPAPVVQAEPVTRRVKPVPAPEPSMFTRPWFIGLVAGVVVIVGGWFLYQQMESDSHKIVPTAVESPDTVASEKPTATQPIQTKPAVTQPDTVASTVPQARDTVVTSKPVQQTAKVTKDTTAAAVSGLELVNAKNYKYILMSGAFYSVEEAKRMIDRYKAKGINAGIVNNGPSKYVKVGLGFFETYGDTQAEKDRLVKSKNLRAENLYVETVRKK; this is encoded by the coding sequence ATGGATTTATCGGTTTATATTAGTGAACTCCTTCACCGGCAAGGCATGGTGAATATTCCGCAAATTGGGATATTCAGGCAGGTGAAAATGAGGGGCTACTATAACGCCGAAGAAGGCAGATTATATCCGCCGCATTTCGAAACTGAGTTTGAGTATCAGCCCAAAAGCAACGATGACTCGCTGTTGCAATATGTCATCAGCCGCAGCCAGGTTTCTGCAGCTTCTGCCAGATACTTTATGGACCGCTACCTGTTTAATTTACTGCAACAAGCAGAAGTGAACGAGGTGATGCTGGGCAAAATGGGTACGCTGGTTAAAAAAAATAAAGCGCTTCATTTTAAACCTATTTTAGCAGCTGTATCGGGCACTGCCCCTTTTGGCTTTGCCCCCGTTGATTTAAAGGCTCAGCCTGAGCAACCGGTCGAAGTTGTAGAGTATACGGAAACTCCGGCCGAAGTACCGGTAGTTGAAGAAACTTCGGAACCAGCAGAAGTGATGTTGCTGCCAGAAACTACTGCACGTACCGAAGCCGATGAGCATAACGTTGCCGAAAGCATTGTGATGCCTTTTGAGCCGGTACAACCAGAACAATTACCCATTGCACCAACTGAGGTAGCACAGCCTGCGGTACCGATAATTGCAGCCGCAACTCACCCAGTTGAAGAAGTGCCTGCTCCGGTAGTGCAAGCAGAACCGGTGACCCGCCGGGTGAAGCCAGTGCCTGCTCCGGAACCTTCAATGTTTACCCGCCCTTGGTTTATAGGTTTAGTAGCCGGCGTAGTAGTTATTGTTGGTGGCTGGTTCTTGTACCAGCAGATGGAAAGCGACAGCCACAAAATAGTGCCTACAGCGGTAGAATCGCCGGATACAGTGGCCAGCGAAAAGCCCACTGCCACTCAGCCGATACAAACCAAACCGGCAGTTACCCAACCAGACACAGTCGCCAGCACAGTTCCTCAAGCACGGGACACGGTGGTAACCTCCAAGCCTGTTCAACAAACAGCTAAGGTTACTAAAGACACCACTGCCGCAGCCGTATCAGGACTGGAACTGGTAAATGCTAAAAATTACAAATACATCCTTATGAGCGGCGCCTTCTACTCGGTTGAGGAAGCTAAACGAATGATTGACCGTTACAAAGCCAAAGGAATTAATGCCGGCATTGTAAATAACGGCCCAAGTAAATATGTAAAAGTAGGTTTAGGCTTTTTTGAGACCTATGGCGATACCCAGGCCGAAAAAGACAGGCTCGTGAAATCGAAAAATCTCAGAGCCGAAAACCTGTATGTTGAAACTGTAAGAAAAAAATAA
- a CDS encoding L-threonylcarbamoyladenylate synthase, whose product MLKDEVKNALEVINQGGIILYPTDTIWGLGCDATNTEAIQKIYALKQRAQEKSMIILLDTENKLESYIREVPAIAYDLIEFAENPLTLVMPGAKNISPALIAADGSVGVRVSTHPFCQQLIQRLRKPLVSTSANISGQPSPQNFSQVSDEIINGVDYVVNQDQHDLSIKKPSTIMRLEPDGKFAFIRK is encoded by the coding sequence ATGCTTAAAGACGAAGTAAAAAATGCACTGGAGGTGATTAACCAGGGCGGTATCATCTTATATCCTACCGATACTATATGGGGCTTAGGTTGCGATGCGACCAATACCGAAGCTATCCAGAAGATTTATGCGCTTAAGCAGCGTGCCCAGGAAAAAAGCATGATTATTTTACTCGATACCGAAAACAAGCTCGAAAGCTACATACGCGAAGTGCCCGCCATTGCTTACGACCTGATTGAGTTTGCGGAAAACCCTTTAACGCTGGTAATGCCCGGCGCAAAAAACATATCCCCTGCCCTTATTGCGGCCGATGGCAGCGTGGGTGTACGTGTAAGTACACATCCCTTTTGCCAGCAACTGATACAACGATTGCGCAAGCCATTGGTATCTACCTCAGCTAACATCAGCGGGCAGCCCTCGCCGCAAAATTTTAGCCAGGTAAGCGATGAAATTATTAACGGAGTAGATTATGTGGTAAATCAGGACCAGCACGATTTGAGCATCAAGAAGCCATCTACTATTATGCGCCTTGAACCTGATGGTAAATTCGCCTTTATCAGAAAATAA
- a CDS encoding TonB-dependent receptor, whose protein sequence is MINKLTYILSFCALSFGIAPVVDAQVKQPAKKTTKPAKTTTVKNKPAATKLGEAAAAKAKQDTTKKGGQSSANNNTNPGGSLSEEIVVTTVYKPVLADAVKIRRNPNLDDTQPYKAPLSYNALLDKRLEQNSQIRQLEAIKMPAERDSIMANNFVRAGLGSLKTTFGEAYFNNGADEALQLGAYLKHFGQQGSALPKQNESRSEIGVFGKSITEKNTLTGRINYLRRDNYFYGYDNTLVNAPIDPTKQHFNTLSGEGELARNYQDSDRAFTYAVKLNGYMFNNAFSAKENNVVLTGYVNQTINQFYAGLSASMDIASQKDVNYALNNSFLRLNPYLKFQGDNYKIDAGVNIVKEFGFSQRFSIFPAVKLEYQVIPDYVRLFAEAKGDINRTSLRYLSELNPYLGQNIGIKNSVDKLDVTIGLKGRIVAGLGFKAAIFRNSISDLPLFVSNVQQVATPQAIPAGNNRFAVIYDTGRSRVTGFNGDLDYKASDNVDIFGRVEFRDYKLNTQAQAWNLPKFKLTAGTTLHITNKVDVNGSLLFRGSTKDVVGNSQIVTLKSFADLNGGVSYKATKQISVFVQANNILNSNYQTYMYYPNYGFNIFGGVGFTF, encoded by the coding sequence ATGATTAACAAGTTAACCTATATATTATCTTTTTGCGCACTGTCATTTGGTATTGCACCTGTTGTTGATGCCCAGGTAAAGCAACCTGCAAAAAAAACGACCAAGCCTGCCAAAACTACTACAGTAAAGAACAAGCCTGCAGCCACTAAATTAGGTGAGGCTGCAGCAGCAAAGGCAAAACAGGATACCACTAAAAAAGGTGGGCAGTCATCAGCTAATAACAACACGAACCCCGGCGGCAGCTTGTCTGAAGAAATTGTAGTAACCACCGTTTATAAACCGGTACTGGCCGATGCGGTTAAAATACGCCGCAACCCCAACCTCGACGATACGCAGCCTTATAAAGCACCTTTGAGTTACAACGCATTGTTAGATAAGCGACTGGAGCAAAACTCGCAGATACGCCAATTAGAGGCGATAAAAATGCCTGCCGAGCGCGACTCTATCATGGCCAATAACTTTGTACGGGCCGGCTTGGGTAGCTTAAAAACTACTTTTGGCGAAGCCTATTTTAACAACGGTGCAGATGAGGCTTTGCAATTAGGCGCCTATTTAAAGCACTTTGGTCAGCAAGGCAGTGCTCTGCCTAAACAGAATGAAAGCCGCAGTGAGATTGGCGTATTTGGCAAAAGCATCACCGAAAAAAACACACTAACCGGACGTATCAATTATCTGCGTCGCGATAATTATTTTTACGGGTATGATAATACGCTGGTAAATGCCCCTATCGATCCTACCAAACAGCATTTTAACACGCTGAGCGGCGAAGGCGAACTGGCACGAAACTACCAAGATAGTGACCGGGCGTTTACGTATGCAGTTAAGCTCAATGGCTATATGTTTAACAATGCATTTAGTGCAAAAGAAAACAATGTTGTATTAACCGGCTATGTTAACCAAACCATCAATCAGTTTTATGCAGGCTTGAGTGCTTCGATGGATATTGCATCACAAAAGGATGTCAATTATGCATTAAACAATAGCTTTTTACGCTTAAACCCTTATTTGAAATTTCAGGGTGATAACTATAAAATTGATGCCGGGGTAAACATTGTTAAAGAGTTTGGCTTTTCGCAGCGCTTTTCGATTTTCCCTGCCGTTAAGCTCGAATACCAGGTAATTCCGGATTACGTGCGTTTATTTGCCGAAGCTAAAGGCGATATCAACCGTACCTCGTTACGTTACCTTTCGGAGCTTAACCCTTATCTTGGCCAAAACATCGGCATTAAAAATTCGGTGGATAAGCTGGACGTTACCATCGGTTTAAAAGGGCGCATCGTTGCCGGTTTAGGCTTTAAAGCAGCTATCTTCCGCAACAGCATATCCGATTTGCCTTTGTTTGTGAGCAATGTACAACAAGTTGCCACGCCACAGGCAATACCAGCAGGCAATAACCGTTTTGCCGTTATTTATGATACCGGCAGATCGCGAGTAACCGGTTTTAACGGCGATTTGGACTATAAGGCATCAGATAATGTAGATATTTTTGGCCGGGTAGAGTTTCGCGACTACAAGTTAAACACCCAAGCCCAGGCCTGGAACCTGCCTAAATTTAAACTTACGGCGGGTACTACCCTGCACATTACTAATAAGGTTGATGTAAACGGCTCATTGTTGTTCCGTGGCAGCACCAAAGATGTTGTTGGCAACAGCCAAATAGTAACGCTTAAATCGTTTGCCGATCTTAACGGCGGTGTAAGTTACAAAGCCACCAAACAGATTTCGGTATTTGTGCAAGCTAACAACATCCTGAACAGCAACTACCAGACCTACATGTATTACCCCAACTACGGATTTAATATATTTGGCGGCGTAGGCTTTACTTTTTAA
- a CDS encoding glycosyltransferase family 1 protein yields the protein MHIGFDAKRAFLNNTGLGNYSRWLISGLATQFPEHQYTLYTPYTKNNQHLAYLQQLRNTRVVPPSGFAPSAWWRTTGIISNLKHDGVNIYHGLSHELPLGIKKSGVKSVLTVHDLIFLRFPQYYKWIDRLIYQAKIKYACSAADRIIAVSEKTKQDLIELLQIDASKIEVVYQDCDPAFKLHQSEAQKTLIRKKYNLPKRFLLSVGTIEERKNLLLLIKALPHTRGNEQLFVIGKPKAYFEEVKNYLEAHQLTDRVTFLREVTFQELPAFYQMATVFVYPSRYEGFGIPILEALYSGVPVIAAKGSCLEEAGGPHSLYVDPDDELDLAKKINKVWNTPALRQEMMLKGFEYCYNFNNEKLAAQLIQVYQKTLSYA from the coding sequence ATGCATATTGGATTTGATGCCAAACGGGCTTTTTTAAATAATACCGGCTTAGGTAATTACAGCCGATGGCTTATCAGCGGGTTAGCCACGCAATTCCCCGAGCATCAGTATACACTTTATACGCCGTATACTAAAAACAACCAGCACTTAGCATACTTACAACAACTCCGCAATACGCGCGTGGTACCACCATCCGGCTTTGCACCAAGCGCCTGGTGGCGTACCACAGGCATCATTAGTAATTTAAAGCATGATGGTGTTAATATATATCATGGCTTAAGTCATGAGTTACCTTTGGGTATCAAAAAAAGTGGTGTAAAAAGTGTGCTAACCGTACACGACCTTATTTTCTTACGCTTTCCGCAGTATTACAAATGGATTGACCGCCTGATTTATCAGGCTAAAATAAAATATGCCTGTTCAGCAGCCGACCGGATCATTGCAGTAAGCGAAAAAACCAAGCAAGATTTAATAGAACTACTCCAGATTGACGCCTCTAAAATCGAGGTGGTTTACCAAGACTGTGATCCGGCTTTTAAGCTTCACCAGAGCGAAGCACAGAAAACGCTGATAAGAAAAAAATACAACCTGCCTAAGCGCTTCCTGTTAAGCGTAGGTACCATCGAAGAGCGCAAAAACCTGCTTCTGCTCATTAAAGCATTACCGCATACGCGTGGTAATGAGCAGTTGTTTGTGATTGGCAAACCCAAAGCATATTTTGAAGAGGTAAAAAACTACTTGGAAGCGCACCAACTCACCGACCGCGTTACATTTTTACGCGAGGTAACTTTTCAGGAATTACCGGCCTTTTACCAAATGGCTACGGTATTTGTTTATCCGTCGCGCTATGAAGGTTTTGGTATTCCGATATTAGAGGCGCTATATTCGGGTGTACCGGTCATAGCCGCAAAAGGTTCATGCCTGGAGGAAGCCGGTGGCCCGCATAGCCTTTATGTTGACCCGGACGACGAACTTGACTTGGCCAAGAAAATTAATAAGGTCTGGAACACCCCGGCATTACGACAGGAAATGATGTTAAAAGGGTTTGAATATTGTTATAATTTTAACAACGAAAAGCTAGCTGCACAACTAATACAGGTATATCAAAAAACGCTATCTTATGCTTAA
- a CDS encoding tetratricopeptide repeat protein yields the protein MIKLKPIAVSALLLSTLSVSAQQNPSFQLYRTYHTAATLLNNGQYVAAAEQYRLIEQSRLKTDNQSQFESEVSLLKENAKYYQALCALELGNDDAISLFLHFIKEHPENPLAKLAYFQIGKSYSKKQKYNDALIWFNKISDNQLNGKELTEYKFRKGYAYFEINDYKQAQELFSEVKDKQSPYSEDATYYFAYIAYLNKDYHVALVNFEKLKNSKKYENSYPYYITAVYFLDKRYDDVINYAIPILNTTKQQNETEMLRIVGASYFAKSDYANAVKYYSRFQSGDLGRTQSTQDDYQIGYAYYKTGNDKKAAIELEKLVNKNDVYSQNGNYTLGIIFLKQNNKQGARTAFQVASKLDFDKQLQEDALYEYAKLSYELSFNNQALEATRLYLRNYPRSKRTDEVKTLLGETLLNTKNYKEAVEILEPIVNNTPTAAEAYQKVTYYRGLEFYNERAFENAIGIFLRSLKHPRDEKIVALTTYWLAEAMYEVRKYGESVEQFEAFLDNPEAKQSGVYNFAFYGLGYAAFGAEQYSKAATYFERFLATRPADRNTENDAIARLADSYFVLKNYSAALSYYDKLRASGSKSQDYALFQRGMIQGLQSAPDAKISTMNDVLTRYPNSDFADDAAFEIAYTYFLKNEGDKAKSDLQNLIQKYPRSSYIPRALVTMGLIDYNNNQDDQAVESFKKVVQTYPSSDEAKQALKQIEKIYTDKGDAQTFISYASTTPIGNYSEAEQESIMATAANNLYLKGDWAGTVAAVGAYYDKAKRPIYDKQMRFIRAQSLVNLNRPNEAVADYNVILNDWTSAYTEKSLISMAKLYMAQQKYNEAVVFLKRLETNSEYKADYNFAINNLLLCYAQMEMSDDVLHYTQLVRDNEKSSEEDKFKTGLFAGKAYLEKGDTTAAVKEFNYTVANTKTVSAAEAKYNVAEIEYKKRNYKASLNTATELTTKLDRYDYWVAKALILMADNYVGLKNAYQAKATLQSIIDGYKGNDDIVPTAKAKLEKLNATGDTNIGTESNKQD from the coding sequence ATGATTAAACTCAAACCCATTGCTGTAAGTGCTTTGTTGTTAAGCACCTTAAGTGTAAGTGCTCAGCAAAATCCATCATTTCAGCTATACCGCACTTACCACACTGCCGCTACACTGTTAAACAACGGCCAGTATGTGGCCGCCGCCGAACAATACCGACTTATTGAGCAATCACGTTTAAAGACAGACAATCAATCGCAGTTTGAGTCTGAGGTGTCATTATTGAAAGAAAATGCTAAATACTACCAGGCATTATGCGCCCTGGAGCTTGGCAACGATGATGCAATAAGCCTGTTTTTGCATTTTATTAAAGAACATCCCGAAAACCCACTGGCCAAGCTAGCCTATTTTCAAATCGGCAAATCGTATTCTAAAAAGCAAAAATATAACGACGCTTTAATCTGGTTCAATAAAATCAGCGATAACCAACTTAACGGAAAAGAACTGACAGAATATAAATTCCGTAAGGGCTATGCCTACTTTGAAATTAACGACTATAAACAAGCACAAGAATTATTTAGCGAAGTAAAAGACAAACAATCGCCTTACAGCGAAGATGCCACTTACTATTTTGCCTACATTGCATACTTAAATAAGGATTACCATGTAGCCTTGGTAAACTTTGAAAAACTTAAAAATTCTAAAAAGTACGAAAACAGTTACCCATATTATATTACTGCTGTTTATTTTTTAGATAAGCGTTATGACGATGTTATCAATTACGCTATCCCTATCTTAAACACCACCAAACAGCAAAACGAAACCGAAATGCTGCGCATTGTTGGGGCATCTTACTTTGCCAAGTCCGATTATGCTAACGCGGTGAAATATTACAGCCGTTTCCAATCGGGCGACTTAGGCCGCACCCAAAGCACCCAGGATGATTACCAGATTGGTTATGCCTACTACAAAACCGGTAACGACAAAAAGGCTGCTATCGAACTTGAAAAGCTGGTTAACAAAAATGATGTATACAGTCAAAATGGTAACTATACGCTCGGTATCATCTTTTTAAAGCAAAATAACAAACAAGGTGCACGTACAGCATTCCAGGTAGCGTCAAAGCTCGATTTTGACAAACAACTGCAGGAAGATGCATTGTACGAGTATGCTAAATTATCTTACGAGCTCAGTTTTAACAACCAGGCTTTAGAAGCTACCCGTTTATACCTGCGTAACTACCCACGCTCTAAACGTACTGATGAGGTTAAAACCCTGTTAGGCGAAACCTTGCTGAATACCAAAAACTACAAAGAAGCGGTAGAAATTTTAGAACCCATTGTAAACAACACACCAACAGCAGCTGAAGCCTACCAAAAGGTTACTTACTACCGTGGTCTGGAGTTTTACAACGAACGCGCCTTCGAAAATGCCATCGGAATCTTTTTGCGCTCACTAAAACACCCGCGCGATGAAAAGATTGTAGCACTAACCACTTACTGGTTAGCCGAGGCCATGTACGAAGTGCGTAAATACGGTGAGTCGGTAGAGCAATTTGAGGCATTTTTGGATAACCCGGAGGCTAAACAATCTGGAGTATACAACTTCGCCTTTTATGGCCTGGGGTATGCAGCCTTTGGCGCGGAGCAGTATAGCAAAGCGGCTACTTACTTTGAACGCTTTCTGGCTACCCGCCCTGCTGATCGTAATACCGAGAATGATGCCATTGCGCGATTGGCTGACAGCTACTTTGTGCTTAAAAATTATAGTGCCGCCTTGTCTTATTATGATAAGTTGCGTGCCAGTGGCAGTAAAAGCCAGGACTACGCCTTGTTTCAGCGTGGTATGATTCAGGGCTTGCAATCAGCACCTGATGCAAAAATCAGCACCATGAACGATGTGCTTACGCGATATCCGAATTCTGATTTTGCCGATGATGCCGCATTTGAGATTGCCTACACTTACTTTTTAAAGAATGAAGGCGACAAGGCCAAAAGCGACTTACAGAACCTGATACAAAAGTACCCGCGTAGCAGCTATATCCCACGGGCATTGGTAACTATGGGTCTGATTGACTATAACAATAACCAGGACGACCAGGCTGTTGAGTCTTTCAAAAAAGTAGTTCAAACCTATCCATCGTCTGACGAAGCCAAACAAGCGCTGAAGCAGATTGAAAAAATTTACACAGACAAGGGCGATGCACAAACCTTTATTAGTTATGCATCAACCACTCCTATTGGCAATTATAGCGAAGCCGAGCAGGAAAGCATTATGGCTACCGCAGCTAATAACCTATACCTAAAAGGTGACTGGGCCGGAACGGTAGCTGCCGTTGGCGCTTATTATGATAAAGCCAAACGCCCTATTTATGATAAGCAAATGCGCTTTATAAGGGCTCAGAGCTTAGTCAACCTAAACCGCCCTAACGAGGCTGTTGCCGATTACAATGTTATCCTTAATGACTGGACCAGCGCTTATACTGAGAAATCGCTTATTAGCATGGCCAAATTGTACATGGCTCAACAAAAATATAATGAGGCCGTGGTGTTCTTGAAACGCTTGGAAACCAACTCGGAGTACAAAGCCGACTACAATTTTGCCATTAACAACCTTCTTTTGTGTTATGCGCAAATGGAAATGTCTGACGATGTACTGCACTACACTCAACTGGTTCGCGATAACGAAAAATCATCAGAAGAAGATAAATTTAAAACAGGCCTTTTTGCGGGTAAAGCTTACTTAGAAAAAGGCGATACCACTGCAGCGGTAAAAGAATTCAATTATACCGTTGCCAATACTAAAACTGTTTCTGCTGCCGAAGCAAAATATAACGTTGCTGAAATTGAGTACAAAAAGCGGAATTATAAAGCGTCGTTAAACACAGCCACCGAGCTTACTACAAAGCTGGACAGGTATGATTACTGGGTAGCCAAAGCGCTGATTTTAATGGCCGACAATTATGTAGGCTTAAAAAATGCCTACCAGGCCAAAGCAACCCTGCAAAGTATTATAGACGGGTATAAAGGCAATGATGATATTGTACCTACTGCTAAAGCCAAGCTCGAAAAACTGAATGCCACAGGCGATACCAACATTGGTACCGAAAGTAACAAACAGGATTAA